Below is a genomic region from Nitrospira sp..
AACCTTTGCGTCCCACATCGCCTTTCTCCGGCCGTATTTTGAGCGGGCGCTCAGTTCCAAGGAAGCGGAGACGGTGCGTCTCCTCCTGACCAGGCTGCGCGACAGTTTTCAGCGGAACGGCTAAGGTTGAGGAGGCCTGACTTCTCCATGCGACTGACGATTCTGGGATCCGGCACGAACCTGCATCCTGCACGCGCGGCCGCCGGCTACCTGGTCCGGACGGATCGGACGTTGCTCCTCGACTTCGGGCCGCGTACCTTGATGAATCTGCTGAAAACCGGCGTGAATCGCCACCGAATCACCCACATCCTCTTCTCTCATTTTCACGCCGACCATTTCTCGGATTTCATCACATTCTTCTTCGATGCGGTGATCTACGCGAAATACGGAGGAGGCTCCCGGTCGGACCTGACAGTGATCGGCCCGTGGGGATTGAAGCGGCTCCTTGGAACCATCATGACCACCTTCCCGAGCTTTGCGGACCCGCCCTTTCGCGTGACGTTCCAGGAAGTCAGCGACCGCAGCTTCACGATCGGAGAGACGCGTATCGTTCCCCGCATCATGACCCACGTGCCGGACCTGCATTGCGTCGGCTACCGTATCGAGTATCGCGGAAGGGCCATCGCCTACTCCGGTGATACACAGTACTGCGACAATTTGGTGCGTCTATGCCGCGAGACCGATGTGGCCGTGCTCGATTGTTCCTTCCCGGCGAATAAACCGGGGCCGGCGCATCTGCACGCTGGCCAATGCGGCCTGGTTGCGAAGGAGGCAGGGCTCGGCCGCCTCGTGCTGTCTCATTTCTATCCGATCGCCGAGCGGTACGACGTACGTGAGCAGGCGGGAGAACATTTCGGGGGACCAATCACAATGGCCAAGGATCGACTGACAATCAAGATTTGAACCGCAGGTTGTCCAAAATCGTTTTGCGCAAGGCCGAAACGAGCGGGAAGGCGAGTCGTACGTTTGGTGGTACGCCGAGCCTTTGTGCGATGTGAGCACAACGCGCAAGACGATGTTCAACAGCCTGTTAGAGGCCGCCTTCGCGGTTGTCACACCCCAGAATCTCGATAAACCGGCTCAGGCGGGACTTTCGGATCGGATCATCGAGTTTGGCGTAAATGGCCAAGAGATTCTTGGTCATGCGCGAGAGGATCGCACGGACGGGGCTTTGTTGCAGATATTTCTCGTCGAACCCGTATCCGGCTTCCGTGAGAAATCGCTGACAGTTCTTCTCGGTGAGCAACGCGCCGCCATTGAAGCAATCGACGAAGATCTTATATCGATCCGACTCATACTTGACGAGGAAATGTCCGGGCATGCCGATGCCGTGTACCGGAAGCCGCAGTCGCTTCCCAATCAGCAGATACACGACCGATAGACTGATGGGAATACCGGTTCGCCGGTCGATGACGCGGTTCAGATAGCTGTTTTCGACCTCGTAATAGTTCTTGGTATTCCCCTTGAATCCCTGCTCCGTGAACAGATACCGATTCAGGGTCTTGACGGTTTCTTCCCCTGATGCCCGCGGACCGATGCGATCTTGCACCTCTTGGGCCATCTCGTCGAGCAACCGGGTATAGACCGGTACGTCAAGCGAGGGATACACATACCGCGCGATCAAGAAGCCGCCCTGCTCCAAATCCACCTGATCATCGCGGACCGTAACGAGCCGCAGGAGCTCGTCTTCGAGCTTGCCGCCTCGAATCTCCTCCAAAACGGACGCAATCCGTTCAGCCATTTCCGGCTGCTCGATTTCAGCTTCCTGGAGGAGGGGGACCGCGGAAGGACCGATGTCGATCAACTTGTCGCTGATCGTCTGGACAATCCTTTCATCCTCATCGGCTAGCAATCGGATGAGGGCCCTGATCTGGCTTTCGGGAATGACCACCATGATCAACTCTCTACCACCCCGTCGGCAAGATGGTCAACGCCGTAACCGGTGTAGGATCGCCGCGCCCTAGGAGCCTGTCCGACCATGACCGTTCTACTGCGGCAAACGACCTGCGGGCACCTGCTTCGTTCTCGGCCCGGAAAAATCCTCAACGTATTCCAGCGAATACGCTTCCGGTTTTTCGAGCCTGCGGTCTTGCATTTGCCCGCACCTCATTTGCCTCGTCACGAAGGCAATGTCGGACAGGCTCCTAGCCCATCGCCCGGCGGAACGCCTTGGCGCCGCCGTACAGACACAGCGCATCGAAAACGATCATCACCAATACGACCATCCCCACGTGCGGAAGCGCGTCCGCCCAGTTGGAGAGAATCAACGGCCGCACGGCATCGATGGCCCAGGTCATGGGATTGAACCGGGCAAGAAACCCCATCCATCCCGGCATCGCCGCCAGCGGCACCAACGCCGAGCTCAAGAATATCATGGGCAGAGACAGAAAGCCGAGCACCGAGAAGAAATCGCCGTGACTCTTGACGGAGAAGGCCATGGCCATGGAAATGGCCGTCAATCCGACGCCGAACAAAACGCCGATCAACAAGATGACCGCGATGCCGAGCAAACCGGTCGCCGGGCGGACGCCGAACAGGAAGGCTACGCCCAAGATGACCAGCACTTGCAGCGAAGTGATCGTCATCACGAAGAGAAATCGGCTGAGAATGACGGAGCTTCGGCGGATCGGGGTGGACATCAGACGCTCAAGGAACCCGTTTTCCTTGTCGAAGAGGAGATCAACCCCTCCGGCCAGGCCGTTGTTGAGCACCGTCATGACGACGACGCCGGCCGCAAGGAAACTGATATAGTTCGGAGCCTGCATGACCTGCGAATCTGCGGCGCGCTGGAACAGATTGCCGAAAAAAATCAGCCAGAACAGCATCGGCTGGACCAGCGTGAACAGCATGCTGAATTTTTCACGGCTCAGCCGGCGAACCCACCGCATAGTCAAGGCCTGAATTTCCTGCCAATACTCGCTCATCGCTTCCTACCGGTTCTGAGTTCTATCTAGTCACTCTCGGCATTCGGAGATTCTTCTTGGATACGCCGGCCCGTGTGGGCGATAAAGACGTCGTCCAATCGCGGGCGATTGTACCGGATGAACTCAAGCCCGCATCCCAGCCGGTTCGCCGATTCGAGGATCGCCGGCAAGGCCTTCTCCGGCGACTCGACCCGGATATCCAATCCTGCGGCCGTGGCATTGACGGCTCGAATCGCCGGTTGACCTTTGAGCGACGCAGCCAGAGCCTGAACGCGATCGGATTCCTTCAACGTCAGGGATACGATGTCGCCGCCCAGCCCGACCTTCAGCTCGATCGGGGAACCGATGATCTTGATCTTCCCCCCGTCGATGATGGCCAGTCGGTCACACAGTTGATCCGCCTCGTCCAGATAGTTCGTCGTCATGACGACGGTCATCCCCCTGGCCTTCAGCATGCGGACATACTCCCAGATGCGGAGCCGGCTCTGCACGTCAAGGCCCAACGTCGGTTCATCCAGAAAGAGAATTTTCGGATTCGGGAGCAGGCCGCAAGCGATGTCGAGCTTACGCTTCATGCCGCCCGAGTAGGTTTTCGCGGGACGGTCGGCGTGCGATTCCAGTTCCACAAGCTTCAGCAACTCGGTAATTCGCCTGAGCGCTTCATCCTTCGGCAGATGGTAGAGGGCGGCCAGCAGTTCCAGGTGTTCTCGCCCGGTCAAGAACCGGTCAATGGCCCGTTCCTGCGGAACATAGCCGATCAGCTGCCGAACCGTGT
It encodes:
- a CDS encoding MBL fold metallo-hydrolase, giving the protein MRLTILGSGTNLHPARAAAGYLVRTDRTLLLDFGPRTLMNLLKTGVNRHRITHILFSHFHADHFSDFITFFFDAVIYAKYGGGSRSDLTVIGPWGLKRLLGTIMTTFPSFADPPFRVTFQEVSDRSFTIGETRIVPRIMTHVPDLHCVGYRIEYRGRAIAYSGDTQYCDNLVRLCRETDVAVLDCSFPANKPGPAHLHAGQCGLVAKEAGLGRLVLSHFYPIAERYDVREQAGEHFGGPITMAKDRLTIKI
- a CDS encoding transglutaminase-like domain-containing protein, coding for MVVIPESQIRALIRLLADEDERIVQTISDKLIDIGPSAVPLLQEAEIEQPEMAERIASVLEEIRGGKLEDELLRLVTVRDDQVDLEQGGFLIARYVYPSLDVPVYTRLLDEMAQEVQDRIGPRASGEETVKTLNRYLFTEQGFKGNTKNYYEVENSYLNRVIDRRTGIPISLSVVYLLIGKRLRLPVHGIGMPGHFLVKYESDRYKIFVDCFNGGALLTEKNCQRFLTEAGYGFDEKYLQQSPVRAILSRMTKNLLAIYAKLDDPIRKSRLSRFIEILGCDNREGGL
- a CDS encoding ABC transporter permease yields the protein MSEYWQEIQALTMRWVRRLSREKFSMLFTLVQPMLFWLIFFGNLFQRAADSQVMQAPNYISFLAAGVVVMTVLNNGLAGGVDLLFDKENGFLERLMSTPIRRSSVILSRFLFVMTITSLQVLVILGVAFLFGVRPATGLLGIAVILLIGVLFGVGLTAISMAMAFSVKSHGDFFSVLGFLSLPMIFLSSALVPLAAMPGWMGFLARFNPMTWAIDAVRPLILSNWADALPHVGMVVLVMIVFDALCLYGGAKAFRRAMG
- a CDS encoding ATP-binding cassette domain-containing protein, whose translation is MDRAVAIDVAHLSKSYDGHAAVADISFQVYMGEIFGLLGPNGAGKSTTLRTLITLLAPTSGSAVILGHDSVKDADTVRQLIGYVPQERAIDRFLTGREHLELLAALYHLPKDEALRRITELLKLVELESHADRPAKTYSGGMKRKLDIACGLLPNPKILFLDEPTLGLDVQSRLRIWEYVRMLKARGMTVVMTTNYLDEADQLCDRLAIIDGGKIKIIGSPIELKVGLGGDIVSLTLKESDRVQALAASLKGQPAIRAVNATAAGLDIRVESPEKALPAILESANRLGCGLEFIRYNRPRLDDVFIAHTGRRIQEESPNAESD